The Indicator indicator isolate 239-I01 chromosome 32, UM_Iind_1.1, whole genome shotgun sequence genome contains a region encoding:
- the LOC128977429 gene encoding transcription factor HES-5-like — MAPSNTLLIHMEEKLQPKEKNKLRKPVVEKMRRDRINSSIEQLKLLLEKEFQRHQPNSKLEKADILEVAVSYLKQQSQLQDQTFTPKHAEQDFNSGYLRCLREAMHFLSYCEPRKETQVQLIKHFCKAQMGADLTYSPALRSSPLSPAPFARKQPAQKTVAAAPTIWRPW; from the exons ATGGCTCCCAGTAACACTCTCCTGATCCATATGGAAGAGAAACTacagccaaaagaaaaaaacaaa CTGAGGAAGCCGGTGGTGGAGAAGATGCGCCGGGACCGCATCAACAGCAGCATCGAGCAGCTGAAACTGCTCCTGGAGAAGGAGTTCCAGAGGCACCAGCCCAACTCCAAGCTGGAGAAAGCAGACATCCTGGAAGTGGCTGTCAGCTAcctgaagcagcagagccagctgcaggaccaaA cATTCACTCCCAAGCATGCAGAGCAGGACTTCAACAGTGGCTACCTGCGGTGCCTCAGGGAGGCCATGCACTTTCTGTCCTACTGTGAGCCCAGGAAGGAGACTCAAGTGCAGCTCATCAAGCACTTCTGCAAAGCTCAGATGGGTGCAGACCTCACCTACTCTCCTGCTCTGCGCAGCTCACCTCTGTCCCCTGCTCCGTTTGCCAGAAAGCAACCTGCCCAGAAgactgtggctgctgctcctaCCATCTGGAGGCCCTGGTAG